Proteins encoded in a region of the Flavobacterium sp. PMTSA4 genome:
- a CDS encoding vWA domain-containing protein has product MKDFSFLNPEFFWLFLLLPVAIAWLFWKRKETTATLKMSSVKGFSSTWKTKLKSFLFVFRILALSSLIIAMARPRTVDISSQTKSTKGVDIVMAIDVSGSMLAKDLKPNRMEALKKVASNFVEGRPNDRIGIVLYAAEAYTKTPVTSDKAIVEDAIRSIEYSQVLQDGTGIGMGLTTAVNRLKDSKAKSKVIILLTDGVNNSGFIEPETASQIAKDFGIKVYTIGIGTNGMAEFPYAYAPNGKGFLFKMMPVEIDVNLLQTIAKNTGGKYFRATSNSKLEEIYKEINKLETTEIQELKFYDYDEKFRPFVWIAGILILIEFGLRNTIFRSMI; this is encoded by the coding sequence ATGAAAGATTTTTCTTTTTTAAATCCTGAGTTTTTCTGGTTGTTTTTACTGCTTCCAGTGGCGATTGCTTGGCTTTTTTGGAAACGAAAAGAAACAACCGCGACGCTAAAAATGAGTTCGGTTAAAGGATTTTCATCTACATGGAAAACAAAGTTGAAATCGTTTCTTTTTGTATTTAGAATTTTAGCGTTAAGTTCATTAATCATTGCAATGGCTCGACCAAGAACGGTTGATATTAGCAGTCAAACAAAATCAACCAAAGGAGTTGATATTGTAATGGCAATCGACGTTTCTGGTAGTATGTTAGCAAAAGATTTGAAACCTAACCGAATGGAAGCATTAAAAAAAGTAGCTTCTAATTTCGTAGAAGGAAGACCAAACGACCGAATTGGAATTGTGCTTTATGCCGCCGAAGCTTACACAAAAACTCCAGTTACAAGTGACAAAGCTATCGTTGAAGATGCCATTAGAAGCATTGAATACAGTCAAGTTTTACAAGATGGAACCGGAATTGGAATGGGTTTAACAACAGCTGTAAACCGTTTAAAAGATAGTAAAGCTAAAAGTAAAGTCATTATTCTTTTGACTGATGGTGTAAATAATTCTGGTTTTATTGAACCTGAAACAGCTTCACAAATTGCAAAAGATTTTGGAATAAAAGTTTATACAATTGGAATAGGAACAAACGGAATGGCTGAGTTTCCGTATGCTTATGCACCAAACGGAAAAGGATTTTTATTTAAAATGATGCCTGTAGAAATTGATGTGAATTTGCTTCAAACTATTGCAAAAAATACGGGCGGAAAATATTTTAGAGCAACAAGTAATAGCAAGCTTGAAGAAATTTATAAAGAAATCAATAAACTAGAAACAACAGAAATTCAAGAATTGAAATTTTATGATTATGACGAAAAGTTCAGACCATTTGTTTGGATTGCCGGAATTTTGATTCTTATTGAATTTGGATTAAGAAACACGATTTTCAGATCGATGATTTAA
- a CDS encoding VWA domain-containing protein: MYELEEKGYFYLLLVIPIMTVVFLYLLYWKRKKQREFGDLTLIEKLSPEKSTFKPILKFILISVGLVCLIIGLVNPRMGTKLETVKREGIDIVFAVDVSKSMLAEDVAPNRLEKSKQLVSQIINQLGSDRIGVIAYSGSAFPVLPITSDYSVAKMFLQTMNPGIVSSQGTSIDEAINLASTFIDKKDKTNKLLIIISDGEDHSDNAENAAEEAKKLGLKIITIGVGTEKGGPIPLKRNGVVESFQRDQNNDVVVTKRNSEVLKVIAKSTKGGYVDGNSTKEVLAYVKNALDNIEKTEFESTQMADFKSQFQWFLAFGFFFLFLDIFLLERKTNWVRKMNLFNEKK; the protein is encoded by the coding sequence ATGTACGAGTTAGAAGAAAAAGGATATTTTTATTTATTGCTAGTCATTCCAATAATGACAGTCGTTTTCTTGTACTTATTGTATTGGAAAAGAAAAAAACAGCGCGAATTTGGTGATTTGACGTTAATTGAAAAATTAAGTCCTGAAAAATCAACGTTCAAGCCAATTTTAAAATTTATTCTTATTTCTGTCGGATTGGTTTGTCTAATCATCGGATTGGTAAACCCAAGAATGGGAACAAAACTAGAAACCGTAAAACGAGAAGGAATTGACATTGTTTTTGCTGTTGACGTTTCAAAAAGTATGTTGGCCGAAGATGTTGCTCCAAACCGATTGGAAAAAAGTAAACAATTAGTTTCGCAAATTATCAATCAGTTAGGAAGTGATAGAATTGGAGTAATTGCCTATTCTGGTAGTGCTTTTCCTGTTTTACCGATAACCAGTGATTATAGCGTTGCTAAAATGTTTTTGCAAACTATGAATCCAGGTATTGTTTCTTCACAAGGAACATCAATCGACGAAGCAATTAATTTGGCTTCAACGTTTATTGATAAAAAAGACAAAACCAATAAGTTGTTAATTATAATTTCAGATGGCGAAGATCATTCAGATAATGCTGAAAATGCCGCTGAAGAAGCAAAAAAATTAGGTTTAAAAATAATTACTATTGGTGTTGGAACCGAAAAAGGTGGACCAATTCCGTTGAAAAGGAATGGAGTTGTTGAAAGTTTTCAGCGTGACCAAAACAATGATGTTGTAGTAACCAAAAGAAATTCTGAAGTATTGAAAGTTATTGCTAAAAGTACAAAAGGCGGATATGTTGATGGAAACTCAACTAAAGAAGTGTTAGCTTATGTAAAAAATGCTTTAGATAATATCGAAAAAACTGAGTTTGAAAGCACACAAATGGCCGACTTTAAATCGCAATTTCAATGGTTTTTAGCTTTTGGATTTTTCTTCTTGTTTTTAGATATTTTCCTTTTGGAACGAAAAACAAATTGGGTTCGAAAAATGAATTTGTTTAATGAAAAGAAATAA
- a CDS encoding tetratricopeptide repeat protein, translating into MKRLLIYFLLLTSFFANAQKKNKDITLPEGNEAFAEKKYTDAEADYRISQSKFPKKAIASYNLGNSIYRQKQAAEAKFQFAKAIKVAKSKADKHKAFHNLGNCLMTEKNYESAVEAYKNALRNNPNDEETRYNFALAKKMLENNPPKSEDDKNKNKDKNKDKKEDKKDQDNKDKNDKDKDKNDQKKEGDKDKDQQDKNNNNGQPKPQPGGISKERIQNMLDAVNNEEKKIQDKVNQQKVRVNPKKPEKDW; encoded by the coding sequence ATGAAACGATTACTAATATATTTTTTACTGTTGACTTCTTTTTTTGCAAATGCACAAAAAAAGAACAAAGACATTACTTTGCCTGAAGGAAATGAAGCTTTTGCAGAAAAAAAATACACTGATGCTGAAGCTGATTATAGAATTTCACAGTCTAAATTTCCAAAAAAAGCAATTGCTTCATATAATTTAGGAAATTCTATTTACCGCCAAAAACAGGCAGCTGAAGCTAAGTTTCAATTTGCAAAAGCTATAAAAGTTGCAAAATCTAAAGCCGACAAACACAAAGCTTTTCACAATTTGGGCAATTGTTTAATGACTGAAAAAAATTATGAAAGTGCCGTTGAAGCCTATAAAAATGCGTTGCGAAATAATCCAAATGATGAAGAAACGCGTTATAATTTTGCTTTAGCAAAAAAAATGTTGGAAAATAATCCGCCTAAAAGCGAAGACGACAAGAATAAGAATAAAGACAAAAACAAGGATAAGAAAGAAGATAAAAAAGACCAAGACAACAAAGACAAAAACGATAAAGACAAGGACAAAAACGACCAGAAAAAAGAAGGCGATAAAGATAAAGACCAACAAGACAAAAACAATAATAATGGTCAACCAAAGCCTCAACCTGGTGGAATTTCAAAAGAACGAATTCAAAATATGTTGGATGCCGTAAATAATGAAGAGAAAAAAATTCAGGATAAAGTAAACCAACAAAAAGTAAGAGTGAATCCTAAAAAACCAGAGAAAGATTGGTAA
- a CDS encoding BatD family protein yields MKRLVVLAVFLISNLLCAQVEFEAKVSKNSLGLNEKLRVDYTMTFDGDNFVPPNFEACGFKVVGGPSQSISQSWVNGKSSFNKSYIYILMPLQKGSLTLKQASVEYNGQTYKTTPVKINVTNAVDIPRSPDEAPAIKADDNLYLVADISNSNPYVNQPITVVYKLYFSYSIGISNWRELSKPKYNDFWSQNIDIKQLNAEEGMFKGERYRYVVLRKTVLYPQKSGKLEIEPLSLDIDCQVPTNRRNFWGQVLMTEDSKRVSAGSKVINVKPLPSEGKPLDFGDAVGKFDFKVTPSKTTLKSGESLDLTIKVVGTGNLKLFSLPKPVVPASLEMYDPEHSENVNTPLTGMTGSISDKYTIIPQFKGNYKIKPLTFSYFDLDSKKYKTIESPEIVINVLDGPNDAVAATNTKKETTKNTIEKTKSFAYIKQKTVLKPIAEDDFLGSGLFYSLLFLPLLAIPLVVLVRKKKEALDNDYSGNKIRKSSALAKKYLSEAKKQLGNKEPFYVALEKSLHNFLKAKLSIETSEMSKEKIAEILLSRKANPETITEFITLTESCEFARYAPSTSGSIQQDFDKAVTLLSELEKQIS; encoded by the coding sequence ATGAAAAGATTAGTTGTTTTAGCGGTATTTTTAATAAGCAATTTGCTTTGCGCTCAAGTAGAATTTGAAGCCAAAGTGAGTAAAAACTCTTTAGGCTTAAACGAAAAATTACGCGTTGATTATACCATGACTTTTGACGGAGATAATTTTGTTCCACCAAATTTTGAAGCTTGTGGTTTCAAAGTAGTTGGCGGACCAAGTCAATCTATTAGTCAATCATGGGTAAACGGAAAAAGTTCGTTTAACAAATCCTATATTTATATTTTGATGCCTTTACAAAAAGGTTCTTTGACATTAAAACAAGCTTCTGTTGAATATAATGGTCAAACCTACAAAACAACACCAGTCAAAATTAATGTTACAAATGCTGTTGATATTCCAAGAAGTCCAGATGAAGCACCGGCAATAAAGGCAGATGACAATTTATATTTGGTTGCTGATATTTCCAATAGCAATCCTTATGTAAACCAACCGATTACGGTAGTTTATAAATTATATTTTAGTTATAGCATTGGTATTTCTAATTGGCGCGAGTTGAGTAAACCTAAATACAATGATTTTTGGAGCCAAAATATTGATATTAAACAATTGAATGCCGAGGAAGGAATGTTCAAAGGCGAACGTTACCGCTATGTTGTTTTAAGAAAAACTGTTCTTTATCCTCAAAAATCAGGAAAACTTGAAATTGAACCACTTTCACTCGATATTGATTGTCAAGTACCAACAAATAGAAGAAATTTTTGGGGACAAGTGTTGATGACTGAAGATAGCAAAAGAGTTTCTGCCGGAAGCAAAGTAATTAATGTTAAACCATTACCAAGCGAAGGAAAGCCATTAGATTTTGGCGATGCAGTAGGAAAATTTGATTTTAAAGTTACACCTTCAAAAACTACATTAAAAAGTGGTGAATCTTTAGATTTAACGATCAAAGTTGTTGGAACCGGAAATCTAAAATTATTTAGTTTGCCAAAACCTGTTGTTCCTGCATCATTAGAAATGTATGATCCAGAACACAGTGAAAATGTGAATACGCCATTAACTGGAATGACAGGAAGCATTAGTGACAAATACACAATAATTCCGCAATTTAAAGGCAATTATAAAATAAAACCATTAACCTTCAGTTACTTTGATTTAGATTCTAAAAAGTATAAAACAATTGAATCTCCAGAAATTGTTATTAACGTTCTTGATGGTCCAAATGATGCTGTTGCAGCTACGAATACAAAGAAAGAAACCACAAAAAATACCATTGAAAAAACAAAGTCTTTTGCTTATATAAAACAAAAAACAGTTTTAAAACCAATAGCAGAAGACGATTTCTTAGGTTCAGGATTGTTTTATTCGTTGTTATTTTTACCGCTTTTGGCCATTCCATTAGTTGTATTGGTAAGAAAGAAAAAAGAAGCTTTAGATAATGATTATTCTGGAAACAAAATCAGAAAATCAAGTGCTTTAGCCAAAAAATATTTATCTGAGGCCAAAAAACAATTAGGTAACAAAGAACCATTTTATGTTGCCTTAGAAAAATCATTACATAATTTCCTGAAAGCTAAATTAAGCATTGAAACTTCAGAAATGAGTAAAGAAAAAATAGCTGAAATATTGCTTTCAAGAAAAGCAAATCCTGAAACAATTACAGAGTTTATAACCTTGACTGAAAGTTGTGAATTTGCTCGTTATGCACCATCAACAAGTGGGTCAATTCAACAGGATTTTGACAAAGCAGTAACTTTATTGTCGGAATTAGAAAAACAAATTTCATAA
- a CDS encoding tetratricopeptide repeat protein yields the protein MKNILYILLIFAQTFWAQSDFETGNSFYAKENYKEAIQSYENIINSGKQSADVYFNLGNCYYKLHQVAPAVYNYEKALLLNPNDSEIKTNLEFARKMTIDDIKVIPKVGFHKIVADFTSTYHYDTWAWIAVGLAFLFFVFFLGYYFSGTTTKKRIFFSGMFFVLLAIIFSVFSGIFERDRMLNERPAIVFAESTSLKSEPKISASETVLLHEGTKVYVLESIANWKKVQLTDETTGWLQSDSIKEIKN from the coding sequence ATGAAAAATATACTTTACATCCTATTGATTTTTGCTCAAACATTTTGGGCACAATCTGATTTTGAAACAGGTAATTCTTTCTATGCAAAAGAAAATTATAAAGAAGCTATTCAAAGCTATGAAAACATTATAAACTCAGGAAAACAATCGGCTGATGTTTATTTCAATTTGGGAAATTGTTACTATAAATTACACCAAGTTGCACCTGCAGTTTACAATTATGAAAAAGCTCTTTTATTAAATCCAAACGATTCTGAAATCAAAACTAATCTTGAATTTGCTAGAAAAATGACAATTGATGATATCAAAGTCATTCCAAAAGTAGGTTTTCATAAAATCGTTGCCGATTTCACTTCTACCTATCATTATGATACTTGGGCATGGATTGCAGTTGGATTGGCATTTTTGTTTTTTGTTTTCTTTTTAGGTTATTATTTTTCAGGAACAACAACCAAAAAAAGAATCTTTTTTTCGGGAATGTTTTTTGTTTTACTGGCAATAATTTTTAGTGTTTTTTCGGGAATTTTCGAAAGAGATAGAATGCTGAATGAAAGACCAGCTATTGTATTTGCAGAATCAACATCTTTGAAAAGTGAACCAAAAATTTCAGCTTCTGAAACTGTTTTACTTCACGAAGGAACAAAAGTTTACGTTTTAGAAAGCATTGCAAATTGGAAAAAAGTACAATTAACCGATGAAACTACAGGTTGGCTTCAAAGCGATTCTATTAAAGAGATTAAAAACTAA
- a CDS encoding CvpA family protein, with product MSYIDIILGGLLIFGLIRGIKNGLFVELASLISFFIGIYIAVKFSYIVGGFIGDSKTAKVAAFVITLILVIVGIHLLAKVFSKIANFVFLGWLNRLGGAVFAVLKTALLLGIVLSLFQKVNIDNAIISKETQEESIFFNPIMKTSEILLPVLNDWFIDLREKVSSN from the coding sequence ATGAGTTATATTGATATTATTCTTGGCGGATTATTAATTTTTGGATTAATTCGAGGCATTAAAAATGGTTTATTTGTTGAATTAGCATCGTTGATTTCCTTTTTTATTGGAATATACATTGCTGTAAAATTTTCTTATATCGTTGGTGGATTCATTGGTGATTCAAAAACCGCAAAAGTTGCCGCTTTTGTAATTACTTTGATTTTAGTAATTGTTGGCATTCATCTTTTAGCAAAGGTATTTTCTAAAATTGCAAATTTCGTTTTCTTGGGTTGGTTGAATAGATTAGGCGGAGCAGTTTTTGCAGTTCTAAAAACAGCATTATTACTCGGAATTGTTCTGAGTTTATTTCAAAAAGTAAATATTGACAACGCAATAATTTCCAAAGAAACACAAGAAGAATCGATATTTTTCAATCCAATAATGAAAACATCTGAAATTTTATTACCCGTTTTGAATGATTGGTTTATCGATTTGAGAGAGAAAGTATCTTCAAATTAG
- the pheS gene encoding phenylalanine--tRNA ligase subunit alpha, whose product MIDKIKEHIEEAKAFNEKNKEALEQFRIKYLGSKGLLKELYSELKNIPNDQKKDFGQVINILKNAAEEKVKAIQEELESKEEVKGLFGDLSRPGETFTIGSRHPISLVKNQIIDIFSTIGFNVSEGPEIEDDWHNFTALNLPEYHPARDMQDTFFIQTNPDVLLRTHTSSVQVRYMENNKPPIRTISPGRVFRNEAVSSRSHCIFHQVEGLYIDKDVSFADLKQTLIYFTKEMFGKSKIRLRPSYFPFTEPSAEVDIYWGLKTETDYRITKGTGWLEIMGCGMVDPNVLKNCGINPDEYTGFAFGMGIERIAMLLYQIGDIRMFYENDVRFLEQFKSSI is encoded by the coding sequence ATGATAGACAAGATTAAAGAACATATCGAAGAAGCTAAAGCATTCAATGAAAAAAACAAAGAAGCTTTAGAACAATTTCGTATCAAATATTTAGGTAGTAAAGGTTTGTTGAAAGAACTTTACAGTGAGTTAAAAAACATTCCAAATGACCAAAAAAAGGATTTTGGACAAGTAATTAATATTCTTAAAAATGCTGCCGAAGAAAAAGTAAAAGCAATTCAAGAAGAATTGGAAAGCAAAGAAGAAGTAAAAGGTTTATTTGGAGATTTATCTCGTCCGGGTGAAACTTTTACAATCGGTTCTCGTCATCCTATTTCATTGGTAAAAAATCAAATTATTGATATTTTTTCAACTATTGGTTTTAATGTTTCTGAAGGTCCAGAAATTGAAGATGATTGGCACAATTTTACTGCCTTGAACCTACCAGAATATCATCCTGCAAGAGATATGCAGGATACGTTTTTCATCCAAACGAATCCTGATGTTTTATTGAGAACTCATACTTCGTCTGTGCAAGTTCGTTATATGGAAAACAACAAACCGCCAATTCGAACTATTTCTCCGGGAAGAGTTTTTAGAAATGAAGCGGTTTCTTCGCGTTCTCATTGTATTTTTCACCAAGTTGAAGGTTTATATATCGACAAAGATGTTTCATTTGCCGATTTGAAACAAACATTAATATATTTCACCAAAGAAATGTTCGGAAAATCAAAAATCCGTTTGCGACCAAGTTATTTTCCGTTTACCGAGCCAAGTGCTGAAGTTGATATCTATTGGGGTTTAAAAACCGAAACCGATTACCGTATCACCAAAGGAACCGGCTGGTTGGAAATTATGGGTTGCGGAATGGTTGATCCAAATGTTTTGAAAAATTGTGGCATAAATCCTGATGAATATACTGGTTTTGCCTTCGGAATGGGAATTGAACGTATTGCCATGTTATTGTACCAAATTGGCGATATCCGTATGTTTTATGAAAACGATGTTCGTTTCTTAGAGCAATTTAAATCAAGCATCTAA
- a CDS encoding OmpA family protein, with protein MRNIITAFYLLFMLSLGFAQNKNTSKADAFFDSYQYVSAIEEYLKLAENKNATSYVYSKLADSYYNIFNPDEAAKWYAKAVEGKKVDAEVYYRYAQTLKSLGKYKEANSQMEIFSKLLPNDSRAKEFKENPNYIPSLSNQTKMFDVAETSISYKNQSSFGAILTNENELYFTSTKNTSKRTDKSIDQPYLDIYKAKRNDNGTFSEAESINELNTPYHDGPVSISSDGKTMFFARDGLSEGSYQKDKTGNLKVGQQGIYKAIKIGDKWSNIESLPINSIKYSVTNPSLSIDGKTLYFASDMPGGIGESDIWKISIEGNNYGKPENLGPKVNTAGKENFPFITEDDILYFGSMGKQGFGGLDVYKIDLKTNDDAINVGKPVNSEKDDFSFSFNKKANIGFFSSNRNGFDAVFSATPICKTNAIIVVTNKKSGEIINNASVTILDNKGNTIQSQKTNTKGMVQYEVECGMYYSLQVSADNYETATAVLEKSSEKETTTPVQLLPEEVIITEKEVILKSIYFDFDKSNITAQGAKELDKLVNVMKKYPEMVIFVKSHTDSKGKDDYNLKLSEQRAQATVQYVISKGIDKERITGKGFGSTEPKINCGKKCTDEQHAQNRRSEFLIVKK; from the coding sequence ATGAGAAATATAATTACTGCCTTTTATTTATTATTTATGTTATCATTGGGTTTTGCTCAAAATAAAAATACCTCAAAAGCAGACGCTTTTTTTGATAGTTATCAATATGTAAGTGCAATTGAAGAGTATTTAAAACTCGCAGAAAACAAAAATGCTACAAGTTATGTGTATTCTAAATTAGCGGATAGTTATTATAATATTTTTAATCCAGATGAAGCGGCTAAGTGGTATGCAAAAGCGGTAGAAGGGAAAAAAGTAGATGCTGAGGTTTATTATCGTTATGCACAAACTTTAAAATCTTTAGGAAAATATAAAGAAGCCAATAGTCAAATGGAAATTTTTTCGAAATTACTTCCAAACGATAGTCGTGCAAAAGAATTCAAGGAAAACCCTAATTATATTCCTAGTTTGAGCAATCAAACCAAAATGTTTGACGTAGCTGAAACGTCGATTAGTTATAAAAATCAAAGCTCATTTGGCGCAATTTTGACGAATGAGAACGAACTTTATTTTACCAGTACTAAAAACACTTCTAAAAGAACAGATAAATCAATTGACCAACCTTATTTAGATATTTACAAAGCTAAACGTAATGATAATGGAACTTTTTCTGAAGCAGAATCTATTAATGAATTAAATACACCCTATCATGATGGCCCAGTTTCAATTAGTAGCGATGGGAAAACGATGTTTTTTGCACGTGATGGATTAAGTGAAGGAAGTTATCAAAAAGACAAAACAGGAAACTTAAAAGTTGGTCAACAAGGAATTTATAAAGCTATAAAAATTGGTGATAAATGGTCAAATATCGAATCTTTACCCATCAATAGTATAAAATATTCTGTTACCAATCCAAGTTTGAGTATTGATGGTAAAACCTTGTATTTTGCTTCAGATATGCCAGGTGGAATAGGCGAATCTGATATTTGGAAAATATCTATTGAAGGTAATAATTATGGAAAACCAGAGAATTTAGGTCCAAAAGTGAATACAGCGGGCAAAGAAAATTTCCCTTTTATAACCGAAGATGATATTTTGTATTTTGGATCAATGGGAAAACAAGGATTTGGTGGTTTGGATGTTTACAAAATAGATTTGAAAACTAACGATGATGCCATCAATGTTGGAAAACCAGTAAATAGTGAAAAAGATGATTTTTCTTTTTCATTTAATAAAAAAGCCAATATTGGATTCTTTTCTTCTAACAGAAATGGATTTGATGCAGTATTTTCGGCAACTCCAATTTGTAAAACCAATGCCATTATTGTAGTTACCAATAAAAAATCAGGTGAAATTATTAATAATGCTTCGGTAACTATTCTTGATAATAAAGGAAATACAATTCAATCACAAAAAACCAACACAAAAGGTATGGTTCAATATGAAGTAGAATGTGGAATGTATTATTCACTTCAAGTTTCAGCGGATAATTATGAAACAGCAACAGCTGTTTTAGAAAAAAGCAGCGAAAAAGAAACGACAACTCCAGTACAATTGCTTCCAGAAGAAGTAATCATCACCGAAAAAGAAGTTATTTTAAAATCAATTTATTTTGATTTTGACAAAAGCAACATCACGGCACAAGGCGCAAAAGAATTGGATAAATTGGTCAATGTCATGAAAAAATATCCTGAAATGGTAATTTTTGTAAAATCGCACACTGATTCAAAAGGAAAAGACGATTACAATCTAAAGCTTTCAGAACAACGAGCACAAGCTACAGTTCAATATGTAATTTCAAAAGGAATTGACAAAGAAAGAATTACAGGAAAAGGTTTTGGAAGTACAGAACCAAAAATCAATTGTGGAAAAAAATGTACTGACGAACAACATGCTCAAAACAGAAGATCAGAGTTCTTGATAGTCAAAAAATAA
- a CDS encoding NAD(P)H-dependent glycerol-3-phosphate dehydrogenase: protein MNQNPKFAVIGGGSWATAIAKMLCVNLPEIAWYMRSESAIDHLKTQKHNPNYLSSVEFDTKKLKLTSDINEAVAYADYLIFAIPSAFLSAELSKLKVSLENKVIFSAIKGIVPETFLIVGEHFNQKFNIPFENIGVITGPCHAEEVALERLSYLTIACADAKKAKVVANILASNYIKTKISDDIIGTEYAAMLKNIYAIAAGIAHGLGYGDNFQSVIMSNAIREMKKFIRKVHKMKRNINNSAYLGDLLVTGYSVFSRNRMFGNMIGKGYTVKSAMMEMSMVAEGYYAVKSAYKLNQEYKAKTPIIDAVYQILYENKDARATFKKLTEKLD from the coding sequence ATGAATCAAAATCCAAAATTTGCGGTTATTGGTGGCGGAAGTTGGGCTACAGCAATTGCAAAAATGTTATGCGTTAATTTACCCGAAATAGCTTGGTATATGCGTAGCGAATCAGCTATAGACCATTTAAAAACTCAAAAACATAATCCTAATTATTTAAGTTCGGTAGAGTTTGATACTAAGAAATTAAAGCTAACTTCCGATATAAATGAAGCTGTTGCTTATGCTGATTATTTAATTTTTGCCATTCCTTCGGCTTTTTTAAGTGCTGAGTTGTCAAAATTAAAAGTGAGTTTAGAGAATAAAGTAATTTTTTCTGCTATCAAAGGAATTGTGCCAGAGACATTTTTGATTGTAGGCGAACATTTTAACCAAAAATTTAATATCCCATTTGAAAATATTGGAGTAATTACTGGTCCATGTCATGCGGAAGAAGTTGCTTTAGAACGACTTTCCTATTTAACTATTGCTTGTGCAGATGCTAAAAAAGCAAAAGTGGTTGCAAATATTTTAGCCAGTAATTATATTAAAACAAAAATTTCTGATGATATCATTGGAACGGAATATGCCGCAATGTTGAAAAATATTTATGCTATTGCTGCAGGAATTGCACATGGATTGGGTTACGGAGATAATTTTCAATCAGTAATTATGAGTAATGCAATTCGAGAAATGAAGAAATTCATTCGAAAAGTGCATAAAATGAAACGAAACATCAATAATTCAGCCTATTTAGGCGATTTATTAGTAACTGGATATTCTGTTTTTTCTAGAAATAGAATGTTTGGAAATATGATTGGTAAAGGTTACACCGTTAAATCTGCTATGATGGAAATGAGTATGGTTGCCGAAGGTTATTATGCTGTGAAAAGCGCTTATAAACTAAACCAAGAATACAAAGCAAAAACTCCAATTATTGATGCCGTTTATCAAATTCTTTATGAAAATAAAGATGCAAGAGCAACTTTCAAAAAATTGACAGAAAAATTAGATTAA
- the nadD gene encoding nicotinate (nicotinamide) nucleotide adenylyltransferase, whose amino-acid sequence MKIGLYFGTFNPIHVGHLIIANHMAEHSDLDQIWMVVTPHNPHKQKNTLLDDYQRLHMVHLATEDYIKIKPSDIEFKLPQPSYTVNTLAHLGEKYPQYEFSLIMGEDNLNSLHKWKNYEVILKNHDIYVYPRLNSGEIDEQFVNHNKIHRVGAPVIELSSTFIRESIKNKKNVAPMLPHKVWEYLDHNLFYTK is encoded by the coding sequence ATGAAAATCGGACTCTACTTCGGAACGTTTAACCCCATTCATGTTGGGCATTTGATTATTGCTAATCATATGGCGGAACATTCTGATTTAGACCAAATTTGGATGGTTGTAACGCCACATAATCCGCACAAACAGAAAAACACCTTGCTTGATGATTATCAACGATTGCATATGGTTCATTTGGCAACTGAAGATTACATAAAAATTAAACCTTCGGATATTGAATTTAAATTGCCACAGCCAAGTTATACTGTTAATACTTTAGCTCATTTAGGAGAAAAATATCCTCAGTATGAGTTTTCGTTAATCATGGGTGAAGACAATTTGAATTCCTTGCATAAATGGAAAAATTATGAAGTAATTCTAAAAAATCATGATATTTACGTTTATCCGAGATTAAATTCAGGAGAAATAGACGAGCAATTTGTAAATCACAATAAAATTCATCGCGTTGGCGCACCAGTTATTGAACTTTCATCAACTTTTATTCGTGAAAGTATTAAGAATAAAAAGAACGTTGCACCAATGCTACCACATAAAGTTTGGGAATATTTAGACCACAATTTGTTTTATACGAAATAA